In Mesorhizobium shangrilense, the genomic stretch CCTGGTATTTTCCCAAGGCGGGCGAGGACATGCACGCGGCTGTCGATCGCGAATGCGTCGCTGTTCGCAACAAAGCAGGCCTGTTCGATGCCTCTACGCTGGGCAAGATCGAAGTGGTTGGCCCGGACGCGGCCAAGTTCATGGAACTGCTCTACACCAATCCTTGGGAGAAGCTGGAACCTGGCCGCTGCCGCTATGGCATCATGCTGCGCGAAGACGGCTTCATCTATGATGACGGCGTTGTCGGCCGGCTGGCGCCGGACCGTTTCCATGTGACGACGACGACGGGCGGCGCGCCGCGCGTCATGAACCACATGGAGGACTATCTCCAGACCGAATTCCCGCATCTCAATGTCTGGCTGACCTCGACCACCGAGCAGTGGGCGGTCATTGCCGTGCAAGGGCCGAAGTCGCGGGACATCATCGCGCCGCTGGTCGAAGGCATCGACATGTCGGATGAGGCGTTGCCGCATATGTCGGTGCGCGAAGGCAAGATCTGTGGCGTGCCGACCCGCCTGTTCCGCATGTCGTTCACCGGCGAGCGCGGCTTCGAGGTCAACGTGCCCGCCGATTACGGGCAGGCCGTCTGGGAAGCGCTGTGGGCCGAGGGCCAGAAGCACGGTGCGGCCGCCTACGGCACCGAGGCCATGCATGTGCTGCGCGCCGAAAAGGGCTACATCATCGTCGGCCAGGATACGGACGGCACGGTGACGCCGAACGACGCCGGTCTCGACTGGGCGGTCGGCAAGAAGAAGACGGACTTCGTCGGCATCCGCGGCCTGACGCGGCCGGATCTTGTCGCCAAGGGCCGCAAGCAGCTTGTCGGCCTCAAGACCAAGGATCCGAAGGTAGTGCTGGAAGAGGGCGCGCAGATCGTCGAGGATCCCAAACAGGCGATCCCGATGAAGATGATCGGCCACGTCACGTCGAGCTACTGGTCGCAGAATTGCGGGCGCTCGATCGCGCTGGCGCTGGTCGCCGGTGGCCGCGACCGCATGGGCGACACACTCTATGTGCCGATGCCGAATGGGGTGATCGAAGTGGCGGTTACCGGCATGGTGTTCTTCGACGAGACGGGAGGGCGCCTCAATGGCTAAGGCTGCTGCAAAGACAACGGCCCCGGCGACATCGCCTTCGGTCGAACGCCGTCCGGCGCTGGCCGGACGCACGACCACCTCGACCAACGTCAAGGTCGAGGTGCTGCCGCCGGCCGAGCGTATTTCATTGCGCGCGCCGGAGACATCGATTGCTGCGCTGTCGAAAGCACTCGGCGTGACCTTGCCGCAGAAGCAAAAGACTTCGGCCTCGAAGGCCGGGCGCACCGCGCTGTGGCTTGGCCCTGACGAGTGGCTGGTCATCGACGAGGCCGGCAACGATCCGCTCGCCGATTGCGCAGGGGTTACCGCACTGCATTCAGCTGTCGGCATCTCACATCGCAACATCGCAATTGCCGTTACTGGCGCAGGTGCGGCCGCGACGATCAATGCGGGCTGTCCGCAGGATCTTTCGCTCGATGCCTTCCCTGTGGGAGCGTGTTCGCGCACCATCCTGGGCAAGACCGAGATCGTGCTGTTGCGCAAGGCACCAGATGACTTCCGGGTCGAGTGCTGGCGTTCCTTCTCGGACTATGTCTTTACTTTCCTGTCAGAGGCGGCGCGCGACGGGGCGGCTTGATCCGAACCGCCGGGGTTCCGGCTGAAGCGGTCAGGAACGTTCAGGGCAGCGGGCCGTTCTCCTGGGCAAGCCGAGGGAGAATGCCGATGCCGTCGAAATCCGCGCCGAAATCACAGGTCAAGAAGTCGCCGGCCGTGCGCTCCCTGGAGCAAGAGCAACGCGAAGAGCCCAGCGTCGAGCAGGAGCTCGAAGAAGGGCTTGAGGACACGTTCCCGGCCAGCGACCCGATATCGATCACCGGAACGGCCATTCCCGGGGCTCCCGCAAGACCGGGAAAGGCCAAGACCGTTCCCGGGCGCAAGAGCCGCAAGCCCTGATTTCCCCAGTTTCGCTGAAGCGCCATCTTCTCAACGTACTGCCATATCAGCTATTTAAAGCGCTTTGGGAGATGAAAAATGCCGATAAAAGCCGTCGTCTGGGGTGAGAACGTCCATGAGCAGACCAACGCAGCCGTGCGCGACCTCTATCCCAAGGGCATGCATGGCACCATCGCCGCGGCGCTGAACCAGGACAAGGGCATCGAGGCGACCACCGCCACCTTGCAGGAGCCCGAGCACGGCTTGAGTGAAAAGCGTCTTGCTGCCACCGAAGTCCTGTTGTGGTGGGGCCATGCCGCGCATGGCGAGGTCAGGGACGAGATCGTCGAGCGGGTGCAGAGGCGGGTATGGGAAGGCATGGGTCTGATCGTGCTCCATTCCGGCCACTACTCGAAGATATTCAAGCGGCTGATGGGCACGCCCTGCTCGCTGAAATGGCGCGAGGCTGGCGAGCGCGAGCGGGTGTGGGCGATCAATCGCGGCCATCCGATAGCCCAGGGCATCGGCGAATGCCTGGAGATCGGCGAGACGGAAATGTATGGCGAGCCGTTCGCGGTGCCGGAGCCGATGGAGACGGTATTCGTCTCCTGGTACGAGGGTGGCGAGGTGTTCCGGTCGGGACTGACCTACCAGCGTGGTGCCGGACGGATCTTCTACTTCTCCCCGGGTCACGAAACCTATCCGATCTATCACAATGAGGGCGTACAGCAGGTACTGCGCAACGCCGTCCATTGGGCGCGCAATCCCGCGCCGGCATGGTCGGGGATCACCAATGCGCCAAACGTGCCGACGCACGCGGCCAAGGAGACGATCGTCCAGAAGGGCCTGCGCCTGCATGCCGATGGCGACAAGGGTCTCAGTTGATCAGGGGTTTGGGCTGATGCACCGTCTGCTTTTGTTGGGAACCGGCGGCATCGCCGGGCACCATGTCGAAGAGTTTGCCAAGATCCCGGGTTGCAGTATCGTCGCCTGCGTCGACCAGGTGCCGGGCCGCGCGGCCGCGTTCGCCGCCACCAACACAATCGGTGACTTCTTCGAGAGCCTGGAAGCGGCGATCGCCTGGGGCCAGTTCGACGCCGCCATCAACGCGACGCCGGATGGCGCGCACAAGGCAACGACGCTGGCGCTGCTTGCCGCCGGCAAGCATGTCTTCTGCGAAAAGCCGCTGGCGCCGAACCATGCCGATGCGCTGGTGATGACGGAGGCCGCCGAGGCGGCCGGGGTCGTCAACATGGTCAACCTGACCTATCGCAACTCACCGGCGATCCAGGAAGCGCGACGCATGGTGCAGGCCGGCGAGATCGGGGAACTGCGCCATGTCGAGGCGAGCTACCGGCAGAGCTGGCTGGTCAGCAAGTCGTGGGGTGACTGGCGGGTGGAGGACAAATGGCTGTGGCGCCTGTCGAGCCGGCACGGTTCGACAGGCGTCCTGGGCGATGTCGGCATCCACATCCTGGACTTCGCCACCTATGGCGCGGCTGACGATATCGTCAGCCTGCATGCCGATCTGGTGACGTTTCCGAAGGCCGAGGGAGACCGGATCGGCGACTATGTGCTGGATGCCAATGACAGCGCCGCCATAACCGCGCGGATGAAATCCGGCGCGCTCGCCACCATCGTTGCCAGCCGCTACATGACCGGCAACACCAACGAGCTGTCGCTGGCCATGCACGGCACCAAGGGTGCGATCAAGGTGGAAACCGATGGCAAGGTTTCGCACCTGTCGGTTTGCGTGGGCAAGGATATCGACCATCAGCGCTGGCGAACGCTGTCCTTAACCATCGTGAAGCGCAATGCCCGGCGTTTCGCAGAGGCGCTCGACGCCGGCCGAAATGGCGATCCGTCCTTCCGGCGTGCCGCCGACATGCAGAAACTGATCGACGCGGCCTTCGAGAGTTCGGCTGCGAGGCGACCACTGACGGTCGCCTGAGAAGGTCTTTTCGGAACCAGTTTCCGCCCTAGGAGATCGGCCCGAGGGTCTGCTTTCCGCTGCTTCAGATTAGAAGCTCGGGACGATCCACGGGTTGATGTCGATGCCGATCTTCGGGCCCTTGCCCTGGGTGGAACTGGTCGCCTTTTCGATCGATCCCGTCGCGCTGCAATCAAGCTTCACATGGGTCTTGGCATCGACGCAGGTCGCCGCGGCTGGCGCCTGCTTGACGGGCTGGGTAGCGCTGGCGGCGAATGCCGAGCCCGAAAGTGCCAGCACGGCGGCGAGGGTGAGGATTGTCTTTTTCATTGTCAGTCTCCGTTTTCGACGGTGAATTTTTATTCGTACGTGTACGATATGCCGTACAGATACGCCTGCCGATCTCGAAGTTCAAGCCAAATCGTACACGTACATTAGATTTTTGTTAACCATAAAATTCCACGCCCCGGTTTCGGCGGGGGATGGGTGGTGAGGAAATGTGGGACGAAGGAGGTGATGGTCAGCAGTTGACCGGGGTCTCGGTCAGCGGCGGCACGTCCTGCATGCTCAGCGAAGCCAGCGTGGAGTCGCACATCCGCTTCACGAAGGCCCGTGGATCGCCGAACGGATAGAAGGGGAATGTGATCAGCAAGGAGATCGTGCCGTGGCCCACCGCCCACAGCATGGTGGCGATGGCGCGCGGGTCGCCCTTGAGCTTGCCTGCGGCAACGCAAGCTTCGACCCGTCTGATGAGCACCTTCATCGCCGGGTTGCCTTCTTCCATCTCGGCGAAGGTCTTGCCTTCCGGCGGCCTGGTCTTTTCGGTCATGAACACGGTGCGGTATTCATTGGGATTGCCGAGCCCAAAGGCGGCATACTCCGT encodes the following:
- a CDS encoding sarcosine oxidase subunit gamma, translating into MAKAAAKTTAPATSPSVERRPALAGRTTTSTNVKVEVLPPAERISLRAPETSIAALSKALGVTLPQKQKTSASKAGRTALWLGPDEWLVIDEAGNDPLADCAGVTALHSAVGISHRNIAIAVTGAGAAATINAGCPQDLSLDAFPVGACSRTILGKTEIVLLRKAPDDFRVECWRSFSDYVFTFLSEAARDGAA
- a CDS encoding ThuA domain-containing protein translates to MPIKAVVWGENVHEQTNAAVRDLYPKGMHGTIAAALNQDKGIEATTATLQEPEHGLSEKRLAATEVLLWWGHAAHGEVRDEIVERVQRRVWEGMGLIVLHSGHYSKIFKRLMGTPCSLKWREAGERERVWAINRGHPIAQGIGECLEIGETEMYGEPFAVPEPMETVFVSWYEGGEVFRSGLTYQRGAGRIFYFSPGHETYPIYHNEGVQQVLRNAVHWARNPAPAWSGITNAPNVPTHAAKETIVQKGLRLHADGDKGLS
- a CDS encoding Gfo/Idh/MocA family protein, producing the protein MHRLLLLGTGGIAGHHVEEFAKIPGCSIVACVDQVPGRAAAFAATNTIGDFFESLEAAIAWGQFDAAINATPDGAHKATTLALLAAGKHVFCEKPLAPNHADALVMTEAAEAAGVVNMVNLTYRNSPAIQEARRMVQAGEIGELRHVEASYRQSWLVSKSWGDWRVEDKWLWRLSSRHGSTGVLGDVGIHILDFATYGAADDIVSLHADLVTFPKAEGDRIGDYVLDANDSAAITARMKSGALATIVASRYMTGNTNELSLAMHGTKGAIKVETDGKVSHLSVCVGKDIDHQRWRTLSLTIVKRNARRFAEALDAGRNGDPSFRRAADMQKLIDAAFESSAARRPLTVA
- a CDS encoding DUF680 domain-containing protein, whose amino-acid sequence is MKKTILTLAAVLALSGSAFAASATQPVKQAPAAATCVDAKTHVKLDCSATGSIEKATSSTQGKGPKIGIDINPWIVPSF
- a CDS encoding TetR/AcrR family transcriptional regulator, which produces MPLSVQKRREKHKAELRSELVEAAHKLVQEEGYEGLTIRKLAKRVGYAPMSVYSYFADKQDILFALAEDAFETLARRIEEHPSDDPIEALQAVMTEYAAFGLGNPNEYRTVFMTEKTRPPEGKTFAEMEEGNPAMKVLIRRVEACVAAGKLKGDPRAIATMLWAVGHGTISLLITFPFYPFGDPRAFVKRMCDSTLASLSMQDVPPLTETPVNC